One window from the genome of Hoplias malabaricus isolate fHopMal1 chromosome 18, fHopMal1.hap1, whole genome shotgun sequence encodes:
- the dcp2 gene encoding m7GpppN-mRNA hydrolase, whose amino-acid sequence METKRGEIPNGVLDDLCSRFILHIPSEERDNAIRVCFQIELAHWFYLDFYMQNTPGLPQCGIRDFAKAVFSHCPFLLPQGEDVQKVLEQWKEYKMGVPTYGAIILDETLDNVLLVQGYLAKSGWGFPKGKVNEDEAPHDCAVREVLEETGFDIRNRICKDTFIEQKITDQLARLYIIPGVPKDTKFNPKTRKEIRNIEWFPVDKLPCHRNDMTPKSKLGLAPNKFFMAIPFMRQLREWIAKHKFESTSSDEEFLSNGSTPSKLFRSKPRRTPMSLEASAGDGWAKQKQQKAFAQPGQCELADFLKVKNLNVKGNGKKHQDSLNMKKRTNEITNHQKDEKKLQARRLQDNFDADAASDVHGSNGQSDSSYGDYEQILSSKSFLSFKFDREAIMKSCFES is encoded by the exons ATGGAGACGAAACGAGGGGAGATTCCCAACGGCGTATTGGACGACCTTTGCAG TCGATTCATTCTCCACATCCCCAGTGAAGAAAGGGACAATGCCATCAGAGTTTGCTTCCAGATTGAACTTGCCCATTGGTTTTACCTGGACTTCTACATGCAGAATACACCAGGATTACCTCAGTGTGGGATAAGAGACTTTGCCAAGGCTG TTTTTAGTCACTGTCCATTCCTGCTTCCCCAAGGCGAGGATGTTCAGAAAGTTTTAGAACAGTGGAAAGAGTATAAGATGGGAGTTCCTACGTATGGTGCAATTATTCTGGATGAAACACTTGACAAC GTATTACTGGTACAAGGATATCTAGCCAAATCAGGTTGGGGCTTTCCTAAAGGAAAGGTGAATGAAGATGAAGCACCGCATGACTGTGCAGTACGTGAG GTCTTGGAGGAGACAGGATTTGATATCCGAAACCGCATCTGTAAAGACACATTCATTGAACAGAAAATCACAGATCAACTGGCACGCTTGTACATAATACCTGGGGTTCCAAAGGACACAAAATTTAACCccaaaacaaggaaagaaatAAGG AACATTGAATGGTTTCCTGTTGACAAACTTCCTTGTCATAGAAATGACATGACTCCTAAATCAAAGCTTGGTCTTGCTCCTAACAAGTTTTTCATGGCAATTCCTTTCATGAG ACAACTTAGAGAATGGATAGCCAAGCATAAATTTGAGTCAACTAGCAGTGATGAGGAATTTTTGTCCAATGGTAGCACTCCAAGCAAACTTTTTCG CTCTAAACCCAGACGCACACCCATGTCATTGGAGGCTTCTGCAGGAGATGGATGGGCAAAGCAAAAGCAACAGAAAGCTTTTGCACAACCTGGTCAATGTGAGCTTGCAGACTTTCTTAAAGTCAAG AACCTTAATGTGAAAGGCAATGGAAAGAAACACCAGGATTCACTTAACATGAAGAAAAGGACAAACGAGATCACTAACCATCAG AAAGATGAGAAGAAACTTCAGGCCAGAAGACTGCAAGACAACTTTGATGCAG ATGCAGCGAGTGATGTGCATGGCTCAAACGGACAGTCAGATTCTTCTTATGGTGATTACGAGCAGATTCTTTCCTCAAAATCGTTCCTCAGCTTCAAGTTCGACCGAGAAGCAATCATGAAGTCGTGCTTTGAATCCTGA
- the ca9 gene encoding carbonic anhydrase 9: MLLKLFILIFLSQSQVLAGKSSSSSEEDGSSEHDDEEHGKGSSHEHWGYDDQEAWLSTFHDCSGKSQSPIDIETSKAIYDPSLPHIELEGYDLTGQNALILQNNGHTLQLSLPKTMRLVKGFKDVYLAAQLHFHWGTIEVPGSEHTIDDVHFPAEIHVVHYNSKYANMSEAASKADGLAVLGGFIGIGLRENDNYEKILSVLRDVSKEDSDIEIPGFNVRHLLPKNLDRFYRYKGSLTTPPCFQTVNWTMFNDTIMVSRKQLAALEDTLKIGQNKLLSKNFRTPQLLHGRTVLSSFTVDNHNPDDSPEKKPFPRSTENAGLSRGDLLAIAFGALFAVTLLGFSMYAFQQRRNNSKIKKDSRQNVIYKPATKEEV; this comes from the exons ATGCTCTTGAAACTCTTCATCCTCATTTTTCTAAGCCAAAGTCAGGTGCTAGCTGGAAAATCTTCATCTTCCTCAGAGGAAGACGGCAGCAGTGAACATGATGATGAGGAGCATGGCAAAG GTTCCTCCCATGAACACTGGGGCTATGATG ATCAAGAAGCATGGTTGTCCACTTTCCATGACTGCAGTGGAAAATCTCAGTCTCCGATTGACATTGAGACCAGCAAGGCCATCTATGACCCCAGCCTGCCTCACATCGAACTGGAGGGTTACGACCTCACAGGCCAGAATGCCCTAATACTGCAAAACAATGGACACACAT TGCAACTGTCTTTGCCGAAGACCATGCGTTTAGTGAAGGGATTTAAAGATGTCTACCTGGCCGCTCAGCTTCACTTTCACTGGGGCACCATAGAGGTCCCGGGCTCAGAACACACTATAGACGACGTTCACTTTCCTGCTGAG ATTCATGTGGTTCATTATAACTCAAAATATGCCAATATGTCAGAGGCTGCCAGCAAAGCAGATGGACTTGCTGTATTAGGAGGTTTCATTGGT ATTGGTCTTCGTGAGAATGACAATTATGAGAAAATCCTGTCAGTACTCAGAGACGTCAGTAAAGAAG ATTCAGACATAGAGATACCAGGTTTTAACGTTCGTCATCTTCTACCAAAAAATCTGGATAGGTTTTATCGGTACAAAGGGTCTCTGACCACACCACCTTGTTTCCAAACTGTCAACTGGACTATGTTCAATGATACTATCATGGTTTCAAGGAAACAG CTGGCCGCCCTGGAGGACACACTGAAAATAGGTCAAAACAAACTCCTGTCTAAAAATTTCAGAACTCCACAGCTTCTTCATGGAAGAACAGTTTTGTCCTCCTTcactgtggaca ATCACAACCCTGATGATTCCCCAGAGAAAAAACCTTTCCCGAGATCTACAGAAAATG ctGGGCTGTCCAGAG GAGATCTATTAGCTATTGCCTTCGGAGCCCTGTTTGCAGTGACTTTGCTGGGTTTCTCCATGTATGCATTTCAGCAGAGAAGAAATAACTCCAA GATTAAAAAAGACTCCAgacaaaatgttatttataaacCAGCAACCAAAGAAGAAGTGTAG